In one Arenibacter antarcticus genomic region, the following are encoded:
- the arfB gene encoding alternative ribosome rescue aminoacyl-tRNA hydrolase ArfB, producing the protein MNKESIIQELKFKAVRSSGAGGQHVNKVASKVELSFDLQNSSALTTIEKDRLLKKLSHRLSKEKVLILWSEETRSQHRNKELVIQKFLETIEANLRVPKVRRKTKPTRSSIEKRLKQKKRSALKKTNRTRPKLD; encoded by the coding sequence TTGAACAAGGAAAGCATTATTCAGGAATTAAAATTTAAAGCAGTCCGAAGCAGTGGTGCCGGAGGACAACATGTAAACAAAGTTGCTTCTAAAGTTGAGCTGAGCTTTGATTTACAAAATTCTAGTGCGTTAACCACTATTGAAAAAGACAGACTCCTTAAGAAACTATCCCATAGACTCAGCAAGGAAAAGGTGTTGATACTTTGGAGCGAAGAGACCCGTAGTCAACACAGGAACAAGGAGCTGGTTATACAGAAATTTCTAGAAACCATTGAAGCTAATCTAAGGGTCCCAAAAGTAAGACGAAAGACCAAACCTACCCGGTCCTCCATTGAAAAGCGCTTAAAACAGAAAAAGCGTTCGGCACTTAAAAAAACAAATCGGACGAGGCCAAAGTTAGACTGA
- a CDS encoding ABC transporter ATP-binding protein: MDLEFSVEKGEHVSIVGESGCGKSTLLKLIYGLLQPNEGEIYWGEKKVLGPNFQLVPGESYMKYLSQDLELMAFTTVEENVSQFLSVFHPEELKERTDQLLEMIDMKEFAKVKIEKLSGGQQQRVALARVLAQEPEILLLDEPFAHIDNFKKNELRRNLFNYLKEKGISCLTATHDHHDILGYADRILVLKDREIIADEETEALYFNPKNIYTATLFGEANHIPIEIVKSYADTKRKIIVYAHEFKASKKSGIPVIVEKNYFMGSYYLIEARSGEQIIRFHHTEAIKPKKKVFLNISLETINQRLK, encoded by the coding sequence ATGGATCTTGAATTTTCGGTAGAAAAAGGGGAGCATGTATCCATTGTTGGAGAAAGTGGTTGCGGCAAAAGCACCTTGCTAAAACTTATTTATGGACTGCTACAACCCAATGAAGGCGAAATATATTGGGGAGAAAAGAAGGTTTTAGGACCCAATTTTCAATTGGTGCCTGGGGAATCTTATATGAAATACCTATCGCAGGATCTAGAACTAATGGCATTTACCACTGTAGAAGAAAATGTGAGTCAATTTCTATCCGTTTTCCATCCGGAAGAATTAAAGGAACGGACCGATCAGTTATTGGAAATGATAGATATGAAGGAATTTGCCAAGGTTAAGATAGAAAAACTTAGCGGTGGACAACAACAAAGGGTAGCCCTCGCTAGGGTATTGGCACAAGAACCAGAAATACTATTACTGGACGAACCGTTTGCACATATAGACAATTTTAAAAAAAATGAGCTGAGAAGAAATCTCTTCAACTATCTAAAAGAGAAGGGAATAAGTTGCCTTACAGCAACCCATGATCATCATGACATTCTTGGGTATGCAGACCGAATCCTAGTCTTAAAAGACCGAGAAATTATAGCGGATGAAGAAACGGAAGCGTTATATTTTAATCCAAAAAACATTTATACCGCCACCTTGTTCGGCGAGGCTAATCATATCCCCATTGAAATTGTAAAGTCTTATGCAGATACAAAGCGTAAAATAATTGTTTATGCACATGAATTTAAGGCCTCCAAAAAATCAGGAATCCCCGTTATTGTAGAAAAAAACTACTTTATGGGAAGTTATTATCTTATTGAAGCCAGGTCCGGGGAACAAATTATTAGATTTCATCATACGGAAGCGATAAAGCCCAAAAAGAAAGTCTTTTTAAATATTTCCCTAGAAACTATTAACCAACGATTAAAGTAA